The sequence TTTTGCTGAAGGTTAATTGGGGAATCAAGCCGGGTTTTGGCAGCGGACGGGAAAAATAGCGGAACGTCAATTCCGTCAGGCAATCGTTCAGTTTTTCGCCAAACAAATACCGGCGTTTTTGGGCGTTATTAATAACAGTAATGGTTGTTTTCGAACGGACGCCGGTTTTGGCGTTGGGGGACGGGTTACTGCTTTGCTCAATCATTTTCACGATTCCCTTCAAAAAAAACGCTGCGCGATGTAAACTGAACATCTCCATGCGAAAGGGTATTTCATTTTAAAACGGTTGCGGCTACCCTTAAGTGCCGGTTAAAATTTGATTTACAGATTTTATCCGTAATTATCGAACCAAGTTGGAAAAACTTTAGCTGTCACCTTTTGCTAATACGTTATGCCATGCGTTTATGTGCTTTGAAATAAAATCGTGAATAATTGTTTTACAGAAAACGGTGAGAATTTGACAATTTTTTATGCGACACAATATTTATGGGTTAGGCGAAAATTACCAAAATCAATTTTTTGAGATAAAATATTCGGTTGTTATACGGGAATGTGATACATTTTCCGGGTATTAAAAAGTGGCATTTTGTCCCAAAAAAACAACAATTAAGATGGTGAAAAATGAAAACGACCCGCAATCTGCTAATAATTGTGTTGCTGTTTTTGTTCGCATGTTCAACGGATCACGGACCGGAAAGCAAGTTTTTGCGCGGGCGAATCCTGATATTGGGTGACAGCATCACCCACACCGGAATTTTCGTCAGCTTTCTGGAATACGAACTTGCCAGAAAATTCCCGGAAGCGGAAATGGATATCATCGCGATCGGGCTTTCCAGCGAAACAGCGTCTTGTCAAACAGAATCGGATCGCGAATTTCCGCGCCCCTGCGTTCACGAACGGTTGGACAGTGCGCTCGACAAGCTAAAACCGGATGTCGTGTTTTCATGTTACGGGATGAACGACGGTTTGTACACCACTCAAAGTCCGGAAAACATGCAAGCGTATCAAAACGGCATCACAAAACTAATGGAAAAAGTATTCGCGACCGGTGCAAAGCTGGTTTTGTTGACCCCGCCGCCATTCGATCCGCTTGCTGCAAAAGAGAAGGTAACTTGCAGCGATTCTGCCGGATACAATTATTTCCACCCCTATTGCCATTACGACAGCGTGCTGGCGGACTACGCCGATTGGACGATGACGTTGAAAAATGAGAATCTCGCGACGATCGATTTGAACGCAGTGATGACCGGTTTTATCCGCGAGCAGCGCAAAACGGAAAGCACGTTTGTGCTCAGCCCGGATGGTGTTCACCCGGATTCTGCCGGGCATTGGTTGATGGCGCGAACCATTTTGAATGCGTTGGGTGTGGATAGCGAAAATGGAAATATCGCAGCGGTTGCCGCAGAAAAAAGCCGCACGCCGCTATTCAAAAAAATTGACGAACGGCGGACAATTTTATCCGATGCATGGCGGGTGGCCGTCGGGCACACCCATCAACGGAAATGGGAAGGTTTGCCGATTGACGAAGCAAACCGGAAGGCAATGGCGTTGCGATCGGAAATTCGCGCGCTGCTCCGGACGGAATGAACCGGTTTTAGCTGGATGTCGTTTTTCGTTTGTTCAACAATATCCGGAAAATGCCAACCAGGCTGATCGCCAGCCAGAACGCCTCGATCACAAATGCAGAGAGGTTGAATTTGTACAACAGCGAAACAATCACGAACGCGGCGCCGGCCGCGTTCATCAGGCTGAAATTCAGCGATTTGCTGTCGATTTTTTCCAGTTGCAGCAGCATGTATGCCAGCAAAATCAAAAAAACACCGATGTTGCCAACGAAGTCAAACCATTGATATTCAATCATTTAGCGGATGCATTTCAGTTTATTTGTCAGACCAGATTGCCAACTCGTTACCGCCGGGTTCGATAAAGTGGAAGCGACGTCCGCCGGGGAAAGAGAAAATATCCCGACTGATTTTACCGCCATTTACCTGCACTTTTTCGCGTAAATCTTCCAGATGTTCGCCGTAAAAAATAATCAGCACGCTGCCGTTTTCCACGGATGCAGCGTTATCGGAACGGTAAATGCCGCCATCAATTTTTCCGTCGTTAAAACTGGCATATTCTTCGCCCCAGTCGGTGAAAGACCAGCCAAAAACTGCCGAAAAAAATGTTTTGGTTTTGGCTATATCTTTCGATTGAAATTCGACGTAATTGATTTGATTTTCACTGCTCATTTATGCACTCCAACTGTTGATTATCGTAAATGAATTAGCTGATTTGGGTGGAAATCCACCAAATATTGCCGGACGGA comes from Calditrichia bacterium and encodes:
- a CDS encoding SGNH/GDSL hydrolase family protein, translated to MKTTRNLLIIVLLFLFACSTDHGPESKFLRGRILILGDSITHTGIFVSFLEYELARKFPEAEMDIIAIGLSSETASCQTESDREFPRPCVHERLDSALDKLKPDVVFSCYGMNDGLYTTQSPENMQAYQNGITKLMEKVFATGAKLVLLTPPPFDPLAAKEKVTCSDSAGYNYFHPYCHYDSVLADYADWTMTLKNENLATIDLNAVMTGFIREQRKTESTFVLSPDGVHPDSAGHWLMARTILNALGVDSENGNIAAVAAEKSRTPLFKKIDERRTILSDAWRVAVGHTHQRKWEGLPIDEANRKAMALRSEIRALLRTE
- a CDS encoding VOC family protein; protein product: MSSENQINYVEFQSKDIAKTKTFFSAVFGWSFTDWGEEYASFNDGKIDGGIYRSDNAASVENGSVLIIFYGEHLEDLREKVQVNGGKISRDIFSFPGGRRFHFIEPGGNELAIWSDK